TCGGCGTCGGGTCGAGGATATCGATCAGGCGCTTGTGAGTGCGCATCTCGAAGTGTTCGCGAGAATCCTTGTACTTGTGGGGAGAACGAATAACGGCGTACACGTTCTTTTCGGTGGGCAACGGCACCGGGCCAACAACACGTGCACCCGTGCGGGTGACGGTCTCGACGATCTTGCGTGCAGACGCATCGATCGCCTCGTGGTCGTAGGCCTTGAGCCGAATGCGGATCTTTTGTCCCGCCACGGTTACCTCTTCCTCGCTTGTCCCACATCACTGAATGGATTGGTGGGAATCGCTTCATTCATCTCTATAACGTTGTCCGGACCTTTGGGGCCTGGGCGCAACGCCAGTTCTTACTTGACTGTCGTTTAAGACTTGCCGGCAACTTCGCTTCGGGGCGTTGCAAATCAACTGCCACACACTTCGAAGATGCACTCCAAGTGAGGAAGGGTCTCAACGTTAAAAACGCTCAAGAGCCCTAGCCAACTGCCGCTGTTTATTTGCCATGCCCCTTCGAGGTTCCGGCCCTCAAGAAAAACGTGCTTTGCACTTCATTCCTCAAGGATCCTTACCTGATTCACTCATCTACATGAGCTTCACAGCGAAGGTGTCATGTTTGCCTTGCCATCAACTACGCAAAGGTAGCCGTTGTCAAAGCAACCCCAGTATTAAAACACGCCACCACGGGATATGCAAGTGCGAACTGGCAAAATCTTTTTCTTGGCTCTTCACCCCACCCCGATCCGATCCATCCCGGCACTTGCAGCGCCTCAAGCGCCCTGACTTCTTTGCAGCCTTATATATAGGTGTAACTAAAACACGCAGATCCCCGTGTTGGCTCTGCAATACGCGAGGATGCCCCGTAATTCCATAACGTTTTGTGCATTATTCGACACGGTTCGGGCGCGGTTGTGTATCAAATCGGCAACAATCCCGTTCTAGATGCGAAGTCTTGCATGAAAGTCCCTAT
This window of the Corynebacterium pseudopelargi genome carries:
- the rpsJ gene encoding 30S ribosomal protein S10; amino-acid sequence: MAGQKIRIRLKAYDHEAIDASARKIVETVTRTGARVVGPVPLPTEKNVYAVIRSPHKYKDSREHFEMRTHKRLIDILDPTPKTVDALMRIDLPASVDVNIQ